A stretch of DNA from Glycine max cultivar Williams 82 chromosome 18, Glycine_max_v4.0, whole genome shotgun sequence:
attatttttatttttcctgaatgataagtcatcagaaaaaataaaaataattaaaaataatatatgttagcattgtaattaaatattaattttataaatctaaATAAGAGGTTCACAATATATGAAATTGTCTTAACAATTACTTTGATAAAGTATAGCTAACATTGATTCTTCAACAATTAAAGATACATACAAGTATAGCAATATACATGTTCAAAAGCAACTTAGTAAATGATTAAGACATCCAATGATTATAATAAACTTTATGCCAAGGTAATTTCCAAATACCCTTTGCTCATGTCCACAACCATATAATCAGAGTGGCTAAGACGTCTATAAGAAGGTATGAATTTACCAGACAAGAAGTTAAGTCAATAGTGAAAGTTTGTAAAGGAGAAAAAAGGGACAACCAAGTAGAAGAAACTTGGAGGTTTTAACATGACTAACCACATAGAAGGAGATTCTGTGGAGGTGGCTTCTCCTTGGCAGGGTTGGGATCAACATCATAAACCCTCACATAGAGCTCTTCACCTAAAATTCGATAGAGCATTCACTGCGAGTTGTATACGTTTTCCTGATTGGATCTGTGAGTGTCtgtcagaaaatgaaaatagaaagaatGTAGTAATCAAAAGTAACAGCAAAGCACCAACTGCAAAACACCAAAGCAGAAGAATCTGCATCAATTgtgaattaaataaatcatttacagataaaattaaaagctgACCTGGTATTGATCATTTGAGTTATTTATTGCCACATCAACATTAAGCATAACACATGGGTATGAGATTGTAAACTTCTTCTTTGGGTCTCTGAAATCCATTAAATATGATaatcatttataatttctaGCAATAACAATTTCGAAGAAACAAGGTAAAAAGTAGGTAGGATCCAACCCAATATATTGCCTACAGTCAACAACTGAAGCTACACTAAATGCAGGAGGAATGGTGCAAGAATATCCAATCCAATTATCCTAATAAACAATTATGCAACCACATTAATGTCCCATTTGAAAGTCATCAATTTCCATAATTTCTTCATAAtatgaacaaattaaaaaatgatcataTTAGAATACCCAGAGTTCAAGCTGTTgtcactaaaataaaaacaatcaattaaaatttcaatacatGTAGTGTCATCATATATGAACAGAGCATACCTTGTTTTAAAAGTGAAATTTTCTGGAAAAGATCCAGGTAGTGCACACCAGATACCATCAGTGTCTAGTTCAAGTGGTTTTCCTATTTTCTCTACTAGCAAGCGAGCATTCTGAATGATATTTGCACCAGTATATGTCACTACTCCAGCCATTTCCATGGAGTACCATCTTGCACCCCTGTAAGATAAAAATCAATGCACGGGATGACTCAAGAAAAAATAGCATATGTAACTAAATAAAGTCCAATGATGAAACATCAAGAAACTATAGAGATCAATATACTCACTTGCGCATGACATATCCATAAAAGGAATTAAGTATACACTTGTGAGCAATTTGCAATGAATCATAAAGCACAACCATATCctaatcatgaaataataattaaaatgaaatcatgTCACAATAAATTGTGGAAGAACCATAACAAATATCATCCATACCTGTGCTTCCTGGATCTTTATAGAATTTCCACTAGCCTTGGCCTCTGACAATTTTCCCTTCCAAACCTTATTGAGACCTTTATATTCATATCTTCTATCCCGGAAACTTCAACCATATAGCACAAAACAGAGGCTTAGTACAACACAAGCAATGAAAAAATGTGGAGTAGAAACTTAAAGAGTATGTATAAAGGTTAACCTCACATTATACCCAACAACAAAGAAGCTATATCCATCCAAATGCCAAGTATCAATGATGTCTAAATTGTTTTCTAGCACTATCTCAGTCCAACCTTTAAGTAATGCACTAGATACGAAAACTCCACGCACGGCGTTAGCATTTGAAGTGTTCTTAGAAAAAGCATCAAGTTCATATACACCAGTTCTATtggaaaagaaataagctaGTTTCAGTGGTATATCTGGGATCAAGTAAGACACATTGTTGACAGAGTAGCGAGATAACCCATCAATAGTTGCTGTTGATGCATTTAGAATGAAAGTTTCAATTATTGTCACATTTGTTACATGGAACATTCCCCAGGGATTAGACCCAAGCAAttaaatgttttgaaatttaagTTATTCCCTACTCTAAACTCTAAATATTATGCATATGCACATACaatatcactttcttctttaattttcatgttCTGATTTATTTGTATACATATGAAGTTATTTCAGATCTATCAATATATTAAAGTTATACAAATCTACTATTGAACCCTCAAAGTAAGTGTGTGAGTGTGTCCTTGTTGATGAAGGGGTCACAAAGATCCCAGACATTGTTTCATCATCCCCTAATGCAAAGAACCAAGTTCACGCCAGAGCTTGTTGACAGAATACTGAAAGCAGATGAGAAATAGGGTTTATTTTAGGTTGTGAACCATGGAATTTCAAGTCCTGTCAATCTCACTTTTGTGAACCATGGAATTTCAAATTCATTAGAGTTAAAAATCACCACTTAAGAGGAAATATGTACTTCcaaacataaatgaaaataaaagacaatCAAAATATGAACAGGAATTCAAGCAACAAACCCTATATCTTGTTAAACAAAAAACGGCATCAAAGAACACGAACCTGGAAAGCGATAAATCTCCTTGTCGCAAAATACAACTAGCTAGGGGTCCCAACCCAGCCTATGAACCACCAAGGGAGGAAGTTTCTGAAGATAGAAGTTCCTGAAAAGTCAAAATTGGACAATATTACTGCAACGAAAATACAATATCTCAAACCACCACACCCAACTCTTCATGCAACGAGGCCGATGTTACCTCCGTGAACAGTGTCACTGCAATGATCTTTGGGTTCTCAAAAGCTGAAAAACTCACTCACGAGCAACGTAGCGCGGCCGGAAGGTTTGATGTGAAGGAGTCAAGGTGTTGCGAAACTCACTTAGAAACTCACCCACGAGAAGCTAGCGCGGGAGGTTTCATTCAGACGTACTcacgaaggagaagaagaacaCGCGGGACAACTTTTATAATATATGGTTCACGACGGCCGTCTTTATGGTTCACGACGGTGTAAATTTCAAACCCGTCTTTGTATATAGGGATTTCAACGACGTTGTTTAGATACATCgtcttagtaatttttttatcattacaaaAATGCCCCTGTCTCCCTTTCAAAGACGTTGCCAAACGAAAACgtctttaaatatgtaaaatatttatcaaaatgccaCCGCTCCTAATACAAAGACGGTCCTATTGCGACCGACTTTGAAAGTACGTcgtaaaaaacatttattttagtaGTGTATCAAACTAAccgtataataataataatgcctaCGACATATATATAGAACTccctaaataattatattaaatcctaatagttaatataaattgtttgcttaaaaaaaaccttagtgtgtgtttggatgaagTAATTAAAGTGGATAAAGTATTTTAACTGAGATATTAAAATGCCTTGTAAAATAATCTGTTTGGATAGGATATTTTAGAAGTAATTAAAATGCcatcattttataaaacattttaatagaCTAAATTgggagaatttcaaattctcacaaaaaatagagaaattaaaattctccaTCTAGTCTCAGGCACGTTCTCTCTCCCTCTTAGCCACTCTCTCACGCCACACacgctctctcttcctctcagCCACTCTCACGCACACGACACTAGCGCTCTCTCCCTCTCAGCACAGtagctctctctccctctcagcCACTTTCACGCACCACACACGTAGCGTTCTCTCACAAGTAAGTTTCCCTTGCGATTTTGACCCACACTCTTGTTGTGCCACAGTGTGTTCATTTTTTcgttaatttgtgatttattttttatttagttgtttGATTTCATTGGTTTTGTACTGTGGGTACTCATTGTTTGATTTCGTTGCTCATTGTTTGATTTCGTTAATTTGTACTGtgggcatttttgtaaatttgttaGGAACAGACCCTGCACTGTAGGTGCTTGTGTTTATTCTTCTATAAGAACTTTGGTTTCTTCACTTTGTGTTTATTCTTCACTGTGTTTATTCACTTTGTGTTTATTCGTCACTTGGAACAAGTTGACCTTGTACCTCCAAGCATAAAGCATCTACAATTAGACCGATTTCTTAAAAATGGTAAGGGTTTATTTTGCTTAGACC
This window harbors:
- the LOC102662893 gene encoding DNA polymerase epsilon catalytic subunit B, which produces MDIASLLLGIIFRDRRYEYKGLNKVWKGKLSEAKASGNSIKIQEAQDMVVLYDSLQIAHKCILNSFYGYVMRKGARWYSMEMAGVVTYTGANIIQNARLLVEKIGKPLELDTDGIWCALPGSFPENFTFKTRDPKKKFTISYPCVMLNVDVAINNSNDQYQTLTDPIRKTYTTRSECSIEF